The following proteins are co-located in the Shouchella hunanensis genome:
- a CDS encoding YpjP family protein, translating to MVTTYLKHMMMVLVGFFSINLSIMDPSVEKADSGELSTVKAWQWNDSKSNVYQTNDKEYTLLPFVVGSPTQYEHVELESHWLTEIMIMDEAYRQGMKKFGQRIGQKIEAAYKDEILPELKQAVATVLETSDRNMWQEISMTEASSTGRGEKIMHIVHAKTGDDLLRFHVRIDRPPKTGHVFQFHYHSYEDNFNEHYELGSIYWGKNEPPLYQA from the coding sequence ATGGTCACAACGTATTTAAAACATATGATGATGGTGCTCGTTGGCTTCTTTTCTATTAATCTTTCAATTATGGATCCTTCGGTAGAAAAAGCGGACTCTGGAGAACTATCTACAGTGAAAGCATGGCAGTGGAATGACTCGAAATCAAATGTGTATCAAACAAATGATAAAGAATACACGTTGCTCCCGTTTGTTGTCGGTTCGCCGACGCAATATGAGCATGTCGAGCTAGAATCACACTGGCTGACTGAGATTATGATCATGGATGAAGCGTATCGCCAAGGTATGAAGAAGTTTGGTCAACGAATCGGACAAAAAATTGAAGCTGCTTATAAAGATGAAATTTTGCCAGAACTGAAACAAGCAGTGGCAACAGTGTTGGAAACGAGTGACCGTAATATGTGGCAAGAAATTAGCATGACAGAAGCATCTTCTACTGGACGGGGTGAAAAGATTATGCACATCGTTCATGCAAAAACAGGCGATGATTTACTACGGTTTCACGTTCGCATTGATCGACCGCCAAAGACAGGTCATGTATTTCAATTCCACTATCACTCGTATGAAGATAACTTTAATGAACATTATGAACTAGGCTCTATCTATTGGGGAAAAAACGAACCTCCGCTTTATCAAGCGTGA
- a CDS encoding glutamate synthase subunit beta, giving the protein MGKPTGFMDYKREAPRKKDPMARVKNWKEFQIVMPEQQLKRQGARCMDCGIPFCQAGTTMPGSNEIGCPVYNLIPEWNELVYRGKWKEALDRLHKTNNFPEFTGRVCPAPCEGSCTVAISDEPVTIKSIEYSIVEKGFKEGWIKPNPPKERTGKKVAVIGSGPAGLASAAQLNKAGHLVTVFEREDRPGGLLTYGIPDVKLAYKIVDRRITLLKEEGIVFQTNVEVGVDVTAEELDHEFDAIILATGATMPRDVDQEGRELTGIHYAMDFLTANTKSLLNSNHQDDDYISAKGKDVIVIGGGDTGADCITTSIRHGARSVTQFDINEQKQTIRHIQNPWPLFPNVYSEEDAHKEAKAVYGRDPRSYKLQTAKFVGNEKGELVGLETIEVNTTLEDGKKVRHPVSDSTKLWEADLVLLAVGFTGPERKLLEQMNIKQTNRQTIDAEYGRYQTNQAHVFAAGDNRRGQSLVVWAIHEGREAARECDRFLMGSSQLP; this is encoded by the coding sequence ATGGGAAAGCCAACGGGGTTTATGGATTACAAGCGAGAGGCGCCTAGAAAAAAGGATCCAATGGCTCGTGTAAAGAACTGGAAGGAATTTCAAATTGTTATGCCAGAGCAACAGTTAAAGCGTCAAGGGGCTCGCTGTATGGATTGCGGCATCCCGTTCTGTCAAGCAGGTACAACCATGCCGGGGTCAAACGAAATTGGCTGTCCAGTTTACAACCTCATTCCAGAGTGGAATGAGCTCGTGTACCGTGGGAAGTGGAAGGAAGCCCTCGACCGTCTTCATAAGACGAACAACTTCCCAGAATTCACAGGCAGAGTTTGCCCTGCACCATGTGAGGGTTCTTGCACAGTAGCCATCAGTGATGAGCCAGTTACAATTAAATCGATTGAGTACAGCATTGTAGAAAAAGGCTTTAAAGAAGGTTGGATTAAACCCAATCCTCCTAAGGAGCGAACAGGTAAAAAAGTTGCCGTTATTGGTTCAGGACCTGCTGGATTAGCGAGTGCGGCTCAGCTTAATAAAGCAGGGCATCTCGTAACTGTATTTGAACGAGAGGATCGTCCAGGTGGTTTATTAACCTACGGTATCCCGGATGTGAAGCTCGCTTATAAAATTGTTGATCGCCGTATTACACTTTTGAAAGAAGAAGGAATTGTATTTCAAACCAATGTGGAGGTCGGTGTTGATGTAACAGCGGAGGAATTGGATCATGAATTCGACGCTATTATCTTGGCAACAGGCGCAACGATGCCAAGAGATGTTGATCAAGAGGGCCGAGAGTTAACAGGCATTCATTATGCTATGGACTTTTTAACAGCGAATACGAAAAGTTTGTTAAATTCAAATCATCAAGACGATGATTATATCTCTGCAAAAGGTAAGGATGTCATTGTAATCGGTGGTGGTGATACGGGAGCGGATTGCATAACGACATCTATTCGTCATGGAGCACGTTCGGTTACTCAGTTTGATATTAATGAACAAAAGCAAACGATTCGTCACATTCAAAATCCATGGCCGCTATTTCCAAATGTCTATAGTGAAGAAGATGCCCATAAAGAGGCTAAAGCGGTTTACGGTCGTGATCCGCGCAGCTATAAACTGCAAACCGCGAAATTCGTTGGTAATGAAAAAGGCGAGTTGGTCGGTCTTGAAACAATTGAAGTGAATACTACTTTAGAAGATGGAAAAAAGGTTCGTCATCCTGTTTCAGATTCAACGAAATTATGGGAAGCAGATCTTGTTTTACTTGCAGTTGGGTTCACTGGACCGGAGCGGAAACTACTTGAACAAATGAATATTAAGCAAACAAATCGTCAAACCATTGACGCTGAATATGGGCGTTATCAAACGAATCAAGCCCACGTATTTGCTGCTGGAGATAATCGTCGCGGTCAAAGTTTAGTGGTTTGGGCTATTCACGAAGGAAGAGAAGCAGCCCGTGAATGTGATCGTTTCTTAATGGGAAGTAGCCAATTGCCTTAA